From the genome of Solidesulfovibrio carbinolicus, one region includes:
- a CDS encoding methyltransferase domain-containing protein has protein sequence MSDYLATGFAGCDRTTDPDVFVRCLRYLAAAPGMRAIKDESLAWLDLAPGDAALDLGCGLGGEAAAMARGVAPSGLAVGLDASRVMLARAALEAGQAAVRPVFVAGDGAHLPFGEGVFAGCRVERTLQHVPVPGAALAEMARVTRPGGVVVAVEPDWGAFVVDSSHRAVARRLADFWCDSFRCGWIGRGLGRLLAEAGLEEIEVVGRSLVLRELAAAEAVYSLSDTADRAVAAGALPQGAAGSFLTELRRRDAAGTFFSSLTFFLARGRKPRTSCRVP, from the coding sequence ATGAGCGACTATCTGGCCACGGGATTCGCCGGCTGCGACCGGACGACCGATCCCGACGTTTTCGTGCGCTGCCTGCGCTATCTCGCCGCCGCCCCGGGCATGCGGGCCATCAAGGACGAGAGCCTGGCCTGGCTGGACCTTGCCCCGGGCGACGCCGCCCTGGACCTGGGCTGCGGCCTGGGCGGGGAAGCGGCGGCCATGGCTCGTGGCGTCGCGCCGTCCGGTCTGGCCGTGGGTCTGGACGCCAGCCGGGTGATGCTGGCCCGGGCGGCCCTTGAAGCCGGACAAGCCGCCGTGCGCCCGGTCTTCGTGGCCGGCGACGGCGCGCACCTGCCCTTTGGCGAGGGGGTGTTCGCCGGTTGCCGGGTGGAGCGCACCCTGCAACATGTGCCTGTCCCGGGCGCGGCGCTGGCCGAGATGGCCCGGGTGACGCGGCCGGGAGGGGTGGTCGTGGCCGTGGAGCCGGACTGGGGCGCCTTCGTGGTGGATTCCAGCCACAGGGCCGTGGCCCGGCGGCTGGCGGATTTTTGGTGCGACAGCTTCCGCTGCGGCTGGATCGGCCGAGGGCTTGGCCGTCTGCTGGCCGAGGCGGGGCTGGAGGAAATCGAGGTGGTCGGGCGGTCGCTTGTACTGCGCGAACTGGCTGCGGCCGAGGCGGTCTACAGCCTGTCCGACACGGCCGACCGGGCCGTGGCCGCTGGGGCGCTGCCCCAGGGCGCGGCGGGGTCGTTTCTGACGGAACTGCGCCGCCGCGACGCGGCCGGCACGTTTTTTTCGAGCCTCACCTTCTTCCTGGCCCGGGGCCGCAAGCCCCGGACCTCGTGTCGCGTCCCTTAA
- a CDS encoding cysteine synthase produces MIHDSVLSLVGKTPLVRMRRVCPNPRVTICAKIESRNPGGSIKDRVALAMIEAAERSGELTSGRTVIEATSGNTGIGLAMVCAVKGYPLKLLMPASASEERKRIMRAYGAEIVLTPGNRGTDGAIEEAYRLAREEPDRYVLMDQFNNPASIEAHYAATAVEIFESTGGAVTHVVAALGTSGTAMGLVKKLKELNPAITVVAVEPRPGHKIQGLKNMQESYPPGIFNKHALDAIVPVEDEDAFAMARRLARDEGILAGMSGGAAMAAAARLAGELAEGLIVVILADSGERYLSTTLFAAPEKKGVALTSVGQPEPVHLDPAAAAPGLFTFGPPLSEPGDLDAWRRIVTLDVLRRTLARSGGRPTLAVGLADLDDRCLEASRAAGRKCREYAEKAREQVAALAASLGVADAVFPLAGEAMDEAMALARKLMDKGLAYEKLRSVYFDVARDKAYGGLLGLDMTKLCLGKTVDLDSYAKDHPRDFTLLKRVSLKDLKAGDVWATAWGNVRPSWFLQMASAAVRTLPAVTVVATDEDKTFPHIENLRAVWAGGAGLAPAVWLVGGRICGREGAQAVPTLADLLGYGVHPLAVRAWLLSTSYHKPLCAAPEALAMWERNRTRIQELAAGLTLAAGEGQPSGAAQAEAEGLEAALEAALAEDLSVAQFWPALFAFARQANAGLAAGTLSSADAARHLAALTAADAALGLLDPAGLPLSPPNWPAEAARLIEARGQARAAKDFTQADALRRDIEAMGLRLEDGPGGARLFAARPPAGQG; encoded by the coding sequence ATGATCCACGATTCCGTGTTGTCCCTGGTCGGCAAGACCCCGCTGGTGCGGATGCGCCGGGTTTGCCCCAATCCGCGCGTGACCATCTGCGCCAAGATCGAGTCCCGAAACCCCGGCGGCTCCATCAAGGACCGGGTGGCCCTGGCCATGATCGAGGCGGCCGAACGCTCGGGGGAACTCACCTCCGGGCGCACGGTCATCGAGGCCACCTCGGGCAACACCGGCATCGGCCTGGCCATGGTCTGCGCCGTCAAGGGCTATCCGTTAAAGCTCCTCATGCCGGCCTCGGCCTCGGAGGAAAGAAAGCGCATCATGCGGGCCTACGGCGCGGAAATCGTACTCACCCCGGGCAATCGGGGCACGGATGGGGCCATCGAGGAAGCCTACCGCCTGGCCCGGGAAGAGCCCGACCGCTACGTGCTCATGGACCAGTTCAACAACCCGGCCAGCATCGAGGCCCACTACGCGGCCACGGCCGTGGAGATCTTCGAATCCACGGGCGGAGCCGTCACCCACGTGGTGGCCGCCCTGGGCACCTCGGGCACGGCCATGGGGCTGGTCAAGAAATTAAAAGAACTGAACCCCGCCATCACCGTGGTGGCGGTGGAGCCACGGCCCGGCCACAAGATCCAGGGCCTCAAAAACATGCAGGAGTCCTATCCGCCGGGCATATTTAACAAGCACGCCCTGGACGCCATCGTGCCGGTGGAGGACGAGGACGCCTTTGCCATGGCCCGGCGGCTGGCCCGGGACGAAGGCATCCTGGCCGGCATGAGCGGCGGCGCGGCCATGGCGGCGGCGGCGCGGCTGGCCGGGGAACTGGCCGAGGGGCTCATCGTGGTCATCCTGGCCGACAGCGGCGAGCGCTACCTGTCCACCACCCTTTTTGCCGCGCCCGAGAAAAAGGGCGTGGCGCTCACCAGCGTCGGCCAGCCCGAACCGGTCCATCTCGACCCGGCTGCGGCCGCGCCCGGGCTTTTCACCTTCGGCCCGCCCCTGTCCGAGCCCGGCGACCTGGACGCCTGGCGGCGCATCGTCACCCTGGACGTGTTGCGGCGCACCCTTGCCCGCTCCGGCGGCCGGCCGACCCTGGCCGTGGGCCTGGCCGACCTGGACGACCGCTGCCTGGAGGCCTCGCGGGCGGCCGGGCGCAAGTGCCGGGAGTACGCCGAGAAGGCCCGGGAGCAGGTCGCCGCCCTGGCCGCCAGCCTGGGCGTGGCCGACGCGGTCTTTCCCCTGGCCGGCGAGGCCATGGACGAGGCCATGGCCCTGGCCCGCAAGCTCATGGACAAGGGCCTGGCCTACGAAAAACTGCGCAGCGTCTATTTCGACGTGGCCCGGGACAAGGCCTACGGCGGCCTGCTCGGCCTCGACATGACCAAGCTGTGCCTGGGCAAGACCGTGGACCTCGACTCCTACGCCAAGGACCATCCCCGGGATTTCACGCTTTTAAAACGCGTGAGCCTCAAGGACCTCAAGGCCGGCGACGTCTGGGCCACGGCCTGGGGCAACGTGCGGCCGAGCTGGTTTCTCCAGATGGCCTCGGCGGCCGTGCGCACCCTGCCGGCCGTGACGGTGGTGGCCACCGACGAGGACAAGACCTTCCCGCACATCGAGAACCTGCGTGCCGTCTGGGCTGGCGGGGCCGGGCTGGCCCCGGCCGTCTGGCTGGTTGGCGGGCGCATCTGCGGCCGCGAAGGAGCCCAGGCCGTGCCGACCCTGGCCGATCTGCTCGGCTACGGCGTCCATCCCCTGGCCGTGCGGGCTTGGCTGCTCTCCACGAGCTACCACAAGCCCCTTTGCGCCGCGCCCGAGGCCCTGGCCATGTGGGAACGCAACCGGACGCGCATCCAGGAGCTGGCCGCCGGCCTGACTCTGGCCGCCGGAGAGGGACAGCCCTCGGGCGCGGCCCAGGCCGAGGCCGAAGGGCTGGAAGCGGCCCTGGAGGCCGCCCTGGCCGAGGACCTGTCCGTGGCCCAGTTCTGGCCGGCCCTTTTTGCCTTTGCCCGCCAGGCCAACGCCGGACTGGCCGCCGGGACCCTGAGCAGCGCCGACGCCGCCCGCCATCTGGCCGCTTTGACCGCCGCCGACGCCGCCCTCGGCCTGCTCGACCCGGCCGGTCTGCCGCTGTCGCCCCCCAACTGGCCGGCCGAGGCGGCCCGGCTCATCGAAGCCCGGGGGCAAGCCCGGGCGGCCAAAGATTTCACCCAGGCCGACGCCCTGCGCCGCGACATCGAGGCCATGGGGCTGCGCCTGGAAGATGGCCCCGGGGGCGCGCGCCTTTTCGCCGCCCGGCCGCCTGCGGGCCAGGGCTAG